The genome window GTTCTTGACGGGGATGATCGAATGCCAGGAGACGGTCGCTGGAGGCCGCAACTCAACCATCTCGCGGATGATGGGTGAATTCCACCGCATGTCGTCGATGCTCGTCGTCAGGCTTCCCCGGAACGTCGGCTTGAAGAAGTTCGGAGGGTTGGCGGCGACCAGGCGGTCGTGGGCCTTCAGCAAGGCGTCTGGTCGTGGGACGAACCGTGTCGCAACGTCGTGGAGGAGCCACTGATTGGGGGTGCCGCCGCGATGGGGGGTGGCGAGGAAGACGACCGTCTTGACTTCGGGGATCGCCCGGAACATCAGCGTCTCTCTTGCGAGGGACAGGTCGGCGGGATCACCCGTGAGCTTCGAGGGCTCCTCGTCGCTGACGAGCCGCCAGAACCGGTCGCCGCCGTCGACGGCCGCGAGCTTGGCCACCAGCCCTCCCATGCTGTGGCCGATGAGGATCATGCGATCGAGTGCCGGGTCGCGTCGGTCGGGGTCGACTCGGTGGCGGGTCTCGGCGATCGCTCGTCGCAAGATCATGGTCGAGTAGGCGAGCGGGTCGTTGCTGGCGTAGCCGAAGGTCCAGATCTGATAGGCCGAGGTGAACTGGGGATCGGCCTCCAGGGCTCGGATCAGAGGCGTCCAGCAGGTGGGGTTGAACCAGAGCCCCGGAATCAGCACGACGGGGATTTTCCCCGGTTGGTAGGGGGAAGGGATCGACAGCCCCATCGGCTCGATTCGGAGCCGGTTGACCGATGTGGGGGATGGCGTCGACTCGTCCTCGCGAGCCTTGGCCGGCCCCGCCGAGACGGACAACGCGACGATCAGTCCCCAGATCGCAAGACGATGCACCGGACTCATGCCGTCCTTCCTTCATACGAGACTTCGAGAACGCCCTCGGTCGCCTGGAGCTTCGCCGTCAGGGCGAGCAGCGAAGCGTCGGACAGGCCGACGACCATCGCCTCCAATCGACGCGTCCCAGGCTTGTCGCCAGGACAGGATTTGAGCGAAGGAACGTCCAGGCCGGCTTCGACAAAGGCGGATCGCAGCACGCGGTCCGCCGCCTCAGGACTCTCCATCAGCAATGATACAACGCGGAGTCCAGGGCCGACGACGATTCGATCCTCGACCCACTTCATCAAGGTCAAGACGACCAGGATGATCGCGGTCGCCGCGACCGCCGCCGTGAACATGCCCCCTCCCGCCGCCAGGCCGACCGCCGCGACGGCCCAGATGTTCGCCGCCGTGGTCAGCCCCAACACGGCCTCATTGCGGCGGAGGATCGCCCCCGCGCCGAGGAAGCCGATCCCGCTGACCACCTGGGCGGCGACCCGCGAGGGATCGAGCTGGACCAGAGACGGCCGCAGAACCGGATCGAACCCGTGAGCCGAGACGATCATGAACAGGGCCGAGCCCAGGCAGACCAGCATGTGCGTCCGCAGGCCCGCCGCCTTATCCGCGCGATGACGCTCAACCCCGATCGCCCCGCCCAGCGCCGCAGCCGTCGTCAGCCGGATCATCAGGTCCAACGTCGTCATCGTCGACCCCCAGGATCAGCCGCCGGTCCGGCAGGCGCGGAAGAGCGGCCAGAGATGGACCCGATCGGCGGGCTCTTCCGGCGGCTCGCCTCCGGGATGGGCCGCAAGCCAGGCGTCCCACGCCGTGACGACTTCCGCGGGCGCGACGGCCGTTGCCTCCAACGTCTTCCCACGCCGGGCCATCCAGACGAGATGCCTCACGACCACTGTGGGATCGATCCCCCGGATCGCAGCCGCCTCGTCGATCGAGAACCCCCGATCCACCAGCCGCCAGGTCCACTCCTCGGTCGAGACGTGGTCGGAGGCCGTCGCGGGCCGTGGCTTCGGAGCCTGGGGCGGGACGGACACGGTGGGAGCCGGGGAGGGAGCGGGTCGCGCGGGAGGCTCCTCCGGGGTCGGCTCGATCGGGGGATTTCCGGCGGGAGGCGCGGTCGGCCGAGGTTTCGGCGGGGCCTCGGTCTTGGGGGGCGTCGCGGCGGGAAAGCCGGCGATGGCGGCGAGGATCGCGTCGCCGTAGCGATCGATCCGGGCTCGCCCGAGGCCTTTGACGTCGTTCAACTCGGCCGGCGAGGCGGGACGCTGGCGGACCAGGGCTTCCAGGGTTTGGTTGGTGAAGATGCAGTAGGCGGGCTGGGAGACCTCGCGAGCCCACTGCTGGCGGAGAGCCTTGAGCCGCTCATAGGCCGGATCGCCGGCGAGATCGGACGCTTCGGAGGACCCTCCGGCAGGTTCCGAGGTCGCCTTCGACGGGGAGGAGGAAGACCGGTGCAGCGAGCCGAACTTGCGGGCCACGTCTCGGGGGAGCGACAGGCTCAGCGCGGGGGCCTCGTCGCGGTCGCGGAGCCAGTTCAGGCCGGCCTCGCTCAGAGCGACGACCGGCTTGAAGCCGTCGACCGCCTGGCTTTCGACCATCCCCGCACCTCCGAGGGCCTCGATCAGGTCAGCGATTTCCTTGTGGGTGAGGCCGCTGTTGCGGAGGATGCCGTAGGTACTCAGGTTTTGGAGGCCGCTCCGGCTCATCTTCTCCGAGTCCGAGCCCGCGAGCATCTGGGCGACCGCCGTCTTGCCGAACTTCCCCTTCGCCCGGGCCACTCCGGAGAGGACCTTCTGGATCGTCTCGCGAGTCTCGGGGCTGTCGATCACCGTGGCGTCGACGCGGGCCGAGCCGCCGTCGTCGGACCGGCAGTTGTCGCAGCCGCCGCAGTGCTCGGAGAGGTTCGCTCGCTCGCCGAAGTAGCTGAGAATCAGCGA of Paludisphaera rhizosphaerae contains these proteins:
- a CDS encoding MgtC/SapB family protein, translated to MTTLDLMIRLTTAAALGGAIGVERHRADKAAGLRTHMLVCLGSALFMIVSAHGFDPVLRPSLVQLDPSRVAAQVVSGIGFLGAGAILRRNEAVLGLTTAANIWAVAAVGLAAGGGMFTAAVAATAIILVVLTLMKWVEDRIVVGPGLRVVSLLMESPEAADRVLRSAFVEAGLDVPSLKSCPGDKPGTRRLEAMVVGLSDASLLALTAKLQATEGVLEVSYEGRTA
- a CDS encoding esterase/lipase family protein, whose protein sequence is MSPVHRLAIWGLIVALSVSAGPAKAREDESTPSPTSVNRLRIEPMGLSIPSPYQPGKIPVVLIPGLWFNPTCWTPLIRALEADPQFTSAYQIWTFGYASNDPLAYSTMILRRAIAETRHRVDPDRRDPALDRMILIGHSMGGLVAKLAAVDGGDRFWRLVSDEEPSKLTGDPADLSLARETLMFRAIPEVKTVVFLATPHRGGTPNQWLLHDVATRFVPRPDALLKAHDRLVAANPPNFFKPTFRGSLTTSIDDMRWNSPIIREMVELRPPATVSWHSIIPVKNGPAGPSGNDGVVAYSSAHVEGAASETIIPAGHFCLDSPQMIAEVRRILLQENRR